In Gordonia iterans, the following proteins share a genomic window:
- a CDS encoding DUF488 domain-containing protein gives MSGETEVYTLGHSTRSVDEVVAMLRAHGITDLVDVRSFPSSRTFPQWGQEALRAALPPDIAYHWLPRLGGRRHTPAGTPSPNDGWRVKAFSHYADYMATDEFAEGLAELEDLARRGRVAIMCSEAVPWRCHRRLITDALLHDGISVRHLMSPTSTRPAEPTPFVRVDDVGHLIYPAPERAAEGGD, from the coding sequence GTGAGCGGGGAGACCGAGGTCTACACGCTCGGGCACTCCACGCGCTCGGTGGACGAGGTGGTCGCGATGCTGCGCGCCCACGGCATCACCGATCTGGTGGACGTGCGCTCGTTCCCCTCGTCGCGCACGTTCCCGCAGTGGGGGCAGGAGGCGCTGCGGGCTGCGTTGCCGCCCGACATCGCCTACCACTGGCTGCCCCGGCTGGGCGGGCGCCGGCACACCCCGGCGGGCACGCCGTCGCCGAACGACGGCTGGCGCGTGAAGGCGTTCAGTCACTACGCGGACTACATGGCGACAGACGAGTTCGCCGAGGGGCTCGCCGAGCTGGAAGATCTGGCGCGGCGAGGCCGGGTCGCGATCATGTGCAGCGAGGCCGTGCCCTGGCGCTGTCACCGGCGGCTCATCACCGACGCACTGCTGCACGACGGCATCTCGGTGCGCCACCTCATGTCGCCGACGTCGACCAGGCCCGCCGAGCCGACCCCGTTCGTCCGGGTCGACGACGTCGGCCACTTGATCTACCCGGCGCCGGAACGCGCGGCGGAGGGCGGCGACTGA
- a CDS encoding DUF222 domain-containing protein, with protein MTVNGISYDDDAARSAPSTARLDTAGFDPDTLIAGLSPAELLAVQTATEKRLSAEATALLAAESDDGLLGLLDAREQAHRRAEVFDAALYVEISTSSIHRISDRGVYRRAGHISTHQLYAHGARLGVGEARRRRVTAEGIGAMGALTGERLEPRLAATATAVADGDAGGAHVAAVTEIMEKLPSAVTHDQRVKAEAMLADAARRLDPAAVTVVGNRILAWLDPDGTLADDHDRARRRTFNLQPQNRQLMSKVRALLTPVLRAKLEVLLYQWATTGMNNPGDPDSPRGAADQPGLDPAVLAAAAERETRTLGQRQHDALEALCDWALALAGQPAPTRIPSQVVVTVTDEDLARQAGIGWTATGTRIPVSDLVQFAADTIPYLAVFSQATGRRSPEHAWRSLRRHAVEGSCTWGAPTGSPPQHNSWHCSPATGDAPPRAAPSRSSAPKPTTLRPRVVASSATHAQAHACPTGPTTARPTLRLRSGQVSTGWVGRAAGTTE; from the coding sequence GTGACCGTCAACGGCATCTCGTACGACGACGACGCCGCCCGGAGCGCGCCCAGCACCGCACGTCTCGACACCGCTGGTTTCGACCCCGACACGCTGATCGCCGGCCTGTCGCCCGCAGAACTGCTGGCGGTGCAGACCGCCACCGAGAAACGCTTGAGCGCCGAGGCAACCGCACTGTTGGCCGCCGAGTCCGACGACGGTCTGCTGGGTCTGCTCGACGCCCGTGAACAGGCCCACCGCCGGGCGGAGGTGTTCGACGCTGCGCTGTATGTCGAAATCTCGACAAGCTCGATCCACCGAATCTCTGACCGTGGCGTGTACCGGCGTGCCGGGCACATCTCGACCCACCAGCTCTACGCCCACGGCGCCCGCCTCGGCGTCGGTGAGGCCCGCCGCCGCCGGGTCACCGCCGAAGGCATCGGTGCGATGGGCGCGTTGACCGGTGAACGTCTCGAACCCCGACTGGCGGCGACCGCGACGGCAGTCGCGGACGGGGACGCCGGCGGCGCGCACGTCGCGGCGGTCACTGAGATCATGGAGAAGCTGCCGTCGGCGGTCACTCACGATCAGCGCGTCAAAGCCGAAGCGATGCTCGCTGATGCGGCGCGCCGTCTGGACCCTGCCGCGGTCACCGTGGTGGGCAACCGGATCCTGGCGTGGCTCGACCCCGACGGGACTCTGGCCGACGACCACGACCGGGCCCGGCGGCGTACGTTCAACCTGCAGCCGCAGAACCGGCAACTGATGAGCAAAGTGCGGGCGCTGCTCACCCCCGTCCTGCGCGCCAAACTTGAAGTACTCCTGTATCAGTGGGCCACTACGGGGATGAACAACCCCGGCGACCCGGATTCCCCGCGTGGTGCGGCCGATCAACCCGGCCTCGACCCGGCGGTCCTGGCGGCCGCGGCAGAGCGGGAAACCCGGACGCTCGGGCAGCGTCAGCACGACGCCCTGGAAGCATTGTGCGACTGGGCCCTCGCGCTGGCCGGGCAACCCGCACCCACCCGGATCCCCTCACAAGTCGTGGTCACCGTGACCGATGAGGATTTGGCGCGTCAGGCTGGGATCGGCTGGACCGCCACCGGCACCCGCATCCCGGTGTCTGATCTGGTGCAGTTCGCCGCCGACACCATCCCGTATCTGGCAGTGTTCTCCCAAGCCACCGGCAGGCGTAGTCCTGAGCATGCGTGGCGGAGCCTGCGACGACACGCGGTCGAAGGGTCCTGTACCTGGGGCGCGCCAACCGGTTCGCCACCGCAGCACAACAGCTGGCATTGTTCGCCCGCGACCGGGGATGCACCGCCCCGGGCTGCACCGTCCCGTTCATCCGCACCCAAGCCCACCACCCTTCGACCGCGTGTCGTCGCAAGCTCCGCCACGCATGCTCAGGCCCACGCATGCCCGACTGGACCGACGACGGCCAGACCGACCCTTCGACTCCGCTCAGGACAGGTATCGACCGGTTGGGTGGGGCGTGCGGCCGGCACAACCGAATGA